AAAGCAGTTATTACTCCTGCAAGAAAATCTGTTGCAGGATTTAAAGTAAGAGAAGGTATGCCTGTTGGTGTAAAAGTTACACTAAGAGGCGATATGATGTGGAACTTTTTACAAAAACTTATTTCAATCGCTCTTCCGAGAGTTAGAGACTTTAAAGGTGTAAAAAGAGACGGTTTTGACGGAAGAGGTAACTTTAACTTCGGTCTTACCGAGCAACTTGTATTTACTGAAGTTGACTATGATAACATTATTAAAGTTCACGGTATGAACATTAATATTTCTACAACGACTGAAGACGATAAACAAGCTGAAAGAATGCTTGAACTTATCGGATTCCCATTTACAAAAGGAAAGTAAAATGGCAAAAAAAAGTATGATTGCTAAAGCTAAAAGAAAACCAAAATTCAAAGTTAGAGCATATACAAGATGCTCTATTTGTGGTAGAGTACACTCTGTATATAGAGACTTTGGAATTTGTAGAATTTGTCTAAGAAAAATGGCAAACGAGGGATTACTCCCTGGTGTTAAAAAAGCAAGCTGGTAAAAGGATGCCGCAATGATGAACGATATTATCGCAGATGGATTAACAAGAATTAGAAACGCTGCTATGAGAGGTTTGGAAGTTACTAAACTAAACCACTCAAAACTTATGGAAGACGTTTTAAAAGTATTTGAAGAAAAAGGTTATATTGAAAGCTATAAAGTTATCGAAGATGGAAATAAAAAATTCATCAACGTTACTTTAAAATATGATGAAAACGGAAATTCTGTAATTAACGAAGTTAAAAGAATTTCTAAACCTGGTAGAAGGGTTTATAAAGGATACCAAGATATTAAAAACTTTAAAAACGGTTTTGGTACTTTGGTTGTTTCTACAAATAAAGGCGTATTGCCGAATGATGAAGCTTACAAATTAAAAGTTGGTGGCGAAGTTATCTGTAGTATTTGGTAAAAATATATAAGGAGCATATTAATGAGTAGAATCGGTAAGCAACCCGTAAAGTTAGCTTCTGGCCTTGAAGCTAAACTTGAAGGGAATAAATTAATTATTAAAAAAGGCCAAGATGCAAAAGAAATCGACACTAAAGGTGTTGTAAAAGTTAATATCGAAGGTGATACTTTAACATTCGAACCTGCAGAAGATAGCAAATTCGCTAAAGCTATGTGGGGAACTGTTAGAGCACTTGCTAACAACGCCGTAATCGGATTAACTCAAGGTTTTGAAAAGAAACTTGAAATCAACGGTGTTGGTTACAGAGCGAACGTTCAAGGAAACAAATTAGTACTTAACCTTGGATATTCTCATCCGATCGAATATGAAATTCCTGCTGGAATTACTATTACTGTTGAGAAAAACATTATTACCGTAAAAGGTAGCGACAAACAACAAGTGGGGCAAGTAGCTGCTGAAATCAGAAGCTTTAGAAAACCTGAACCTTACAAAGGTAAAGGTGTTAAATATGTTGATGAACATATTATTAGAAAAGCTGGTAAAACAGCTAAAAAATAAGGGTGAGAGATGAGAAGAAGTAAAGCATTAGCAAAAAGAGATTTAAGAAGACTTAAAAGAAAAAGAAGAGTAAGAGGTAGAATCAGCGGTACTGCTGATATGCCAAGAGTTACTATTTATAAATCAAACAAATATATTATCGTTCAAGCTATTGACGATACGGCTGGTCATACACTTGCACACTTAAATACTGCTCATCTTGATGAAAAGCTACCTTCAAATATCGAAGGTGCTAAAAAAGCAGCAGCGATTTTCGCTGAAAAATTAAAAGCTGCTAATGTTGAAAAAGTGGCTTTTGACAGAAACGGATATAAATATCACGGTGTAGTTGCAGCATTTGCAGATACTCTAAGAGAAAACGGCATAAAACTATAAGGAAGGCAAATGGCTAAAAAACCTCAAGTAATTAGAGATTATAATAGAGAAGAATTTGAAGAAGTAGTTGTTAATATCGGAAGAATTACTAAAGTTGTTAAAGGTGGTAGAAGATTCAGATTTAACGCTTTAGTAGTAGTTGGTAATAAAAAAGGTATCGTTGGTGTAGGAACAGGAAAAGCTAAAGAAGTTCCTGATGCAATCAGAAAAGCTATTGACGACGCATTTAAAAACCTTGTTAAAATTGAAGGTATTCATGGAAACACTATTAACCATGACGTTCAAGCTAAATTTAACGCATCAAAAATTTTACTTAAACCTGCAAGTGAGGGTACGGGGCTGATCGCAGGTGGTGCGGTGAGACCGGTACTTGAGCTTGTTGGTATTAAAGATATTCTTTCTAAATCACTTGGTTCGAACGAACCTCATAACCTTGTAAGAGCTACAATCAAAGCTCTACAAATGATTAAAAGTAAAAAGGCGTAATCATGGCGTTAGAAAACTTAAAACCGGCATGCGGCGCTACTCATAAAACTAAAAGAGTAGGGCGCGGACCTGCAAGCGGATACGGAAAAACTGCTACAAGAGGTCAAAAAGGTCAAAAAAGTAGAACTGGTTATTCTAAAAAAAGAGGTTTTGAAGGTGGACAAACTCCACTTCAAAGAAGATTACCAAAAGTTGGTTTCACAAGTAGAAGAGAAAAACCTCAAGCGATTAACGTAGATAGAATTACAGCAATTGCTGAGCTTAATGAAATTACTATTGAAAATTTAAGCAAAATTATTAAAATCAAATCTAAAAAAGTTAAACTGATCGGTTCTAAAGCGAAAGAACTAAAAGATAAAATAAAAGACGCTAACATCACAACTTCTGGAAAGTAAGGGTATGAATCCGATAGCTAAAAAAATCTTAATTACCCTTGGCTTTCTTCTTGTTTATAGAATCCTTGCCTATGTACCGGTACCAGGGGTAAATATAGATGTAATTAAAGACTTCTTTTCAGGTCATCAAAACGACGCATTAGGTTTACTTAATATGTTCAGCGGTAATGCGGTAAGTAGAATGAGTATTATCGCACTTGGTGTAATGCCTTACATTACCGCTTCGATTATTATGGAGTTACTTGCGGCAACTTTCCCAAGACTCGGAGAGCTTAAAAAAGATTCTCAAGGTTTCCAAAAATATATGAAAATCATTAAATACGCAACTGTGGGTATTGCATTCGTACAAGCGATCGGTATTGCGTTAGGTTTAACTTCAATGACCGGTAAAATGGGCGAGAGCGCCGTTATGATCGATAAAACTACATTTGTTATTTTAGCGGCATTTACAATGCTTGCGGGTACTATGATTCTTGTATGGATTGGTGAACAAATTACTCAAAGAGGTATCGGAAACGGTATTAGTTTAATTATCTTTGCAGGTATTGTCAGCGGAATTCCGAGTGCAATTGTC
This window of the Caminibacter pacificus genome carries:
- the rpsH gene encoding 30S ribosomal protein S8, which encodes MMNDIIADGLTRIRNAAMRGLEVTKLNHSKLMEDVLKVFEEKGYIESYKVIEDGNKKFINVTLKYDENGNSVINEVKRISKPGRRVYKGYQDIKNFKNGFGTLVVSTNKGVLPNDEAYKLKVGGEVICSIW
- the rpsE gene encoding 30S ribosomal protein S5, with translation MAKKPQVIRDYNREEFEEVVVNIGRITKVVKGGRRFRFNALVVVGNKKGIVGVGTGKAKEVPDAIRKAIDDAFKNLVKIEGIHGNTINHDVQAKFNASKILLKPASEGTGLIAGGAVRPVLELVGIKDILSKSLGSNEPHNLVRATIKALQMIKSKKA
- a CDS encoding type Z 30S ribosomal protein S14 produces the protein MAKKSMIAKAKRKPKFKVRAYTRCSICGRVHSVYRDFGICRICLRKMANEGLLPGVKKASW
- the rplO gene encoding 50S ribosomal protein L15, with translation MALENLKPACGATHKTKRVGRGPASGYGKTATRGQKGQKSRTGYSKKRGFEGGQTPLQRRLPKVGFTSRREKPQAINVDRITAIAELNEITIENLSKIIKIKSKKVKLIGSKAKELKDKIKDANITTSGK
- the rplE gene encoding 50S ribosomal protein L5 is translated as MARTFEVKERYYNEVRPKLVEEFDIKNPMLIPNLEKIVVSAGVGEGSRDKKFLQSVADTLTLITGQKAVITPARKSVAGFKVREGMPVGVKVTLRGDMMWNFLQKLISIALPRVRDFKGVKRDGFDGRGNFNFGLTEQLVFTEVDYDNIIKVHGMNINISTTTEDDKQAERMLELIGFPFTKGK
- the rplF gene encoding 50S ribosomal protein L6, whose product is MSRIGKQPVKLASGLEAKLEGNKLIIKKGQDAKEIDTKGVVKVNIEGDTLTFEPAEDSKFAKAMWGTVRALANNAVIGLTQGFEKKLEINGVGYRANVQGNKLVLNLGYSHPIEYEIPAGITITVEKNIITVKGSDKQQVGQVAAEIRSFRKPEPYKGKGVKYVDEHIIRKAGKTAKK
- the rplR gene encoding 50S ribosomal protein L18 is translated as MRRSKALAKRDLRRLKRKRRVRGRISGTADMPRVTIYKSNKYIIVQAIDDTAGHTLAHLNTAHLDEKLPSNIEGAKKAAAIFAEKLKAANVEKVAFDRNGYKYHGVVAAFADTLRENGIKL